CCATCCCGACGAGGAGGAGACGTTCCGGACCAACGCCGACGAGTACGTCGGCGTCCTCGAGGACGTCGACCAGCAACTCGAGACGCTCGTCGAGGACGCGGACCGCCGGACCGCCGTCTTCGCCGGCCACGATTCCTTCACCTACCTCGAGGACCGGTACGGCTTCGAACTGCACACGCCCGTCGGCGTCTCCCCGAACGAGGAGCCGAGCCAGGGCGAGATTTCGGAGACCATCGAGCACATCGACGAGAACGGGATCGACACGATCCTCTACGACGCCTTCGACGCCCCCGAAGGCCAACACCCGCCCCTCGTCGGGACGCTCCTCGACGGCAGCGACGCGACCGACGCGAGGCCTCTCGCGACCGCCTCAGGAACCCTCGCCTCGTGGGACGAAAAGGGCTGGGGCTACCGTGAGCAAATGGAAGAGATAAACATCCCCGCGTTCAGAGAAGCACTAGACGCACAGTGACCGTCGTCGATCTCCAGAACGTGACGTTCGCCTACGGCGACCAGCCCGCGGTCCGCGACGTCTCCCTGACCGTCGAGGAAGGCGACTTCCTCGGGCTCATCGGCCCGAACGGCTCCGGGAAGACGACGCTCTTGCACCTCATGCTCGGTCTGCACGAGGCCGACAGCGGCCGGGTCGAACTCTTCGGCGAACCGGTCGACGCCTTCGACGAGGGCGAGCGGATCGGCTACGTCTCCCAGCAGGCCACCAGCGGCGGCGGGACGATGCCGGTCACCGTCCGCGAGGCCGTGACCATGGGTCGGTTCGCCCACGTCGGCCACGGCCGGATTCGAGAGGAAGACCGCGAGATCGTCGCCGACGCCATCGATACGGTCGGTATCGAGGACCTCGCCGACCGGCAGGTCAACCAGCTCTCGGGTGGCCAGCGACAGCGTGCCTACATCGCGCGGGCGCTGGCCTCCGAGGCGGATCTGCTGGCGCTGGACGAGCCGACCGTCGGGGTCGACGCCGAGTCGCGCGACGCCTTCTACCAGTTGCTCGAGTCGCTCAACGACGACGGGATCACAATCATCCTGATCGAGCACGACATCGGCGTCGTCACGGACCGCGCGAACCGAATCGCCTGTATCAACACGGAACTGTACCACCACGGCGACACCGAGTCGTTCGTCGAGAGCGACGCGCTCACCGAGGCCTACGGGGCGACGGGGCAGGTCGTCCACCACCACCATTGAGACGCTGATATCGAGAGACTGAGATACGAGCTATGCACCGCGAGACGAGACTTCGGCTGGAACTGATCGGAATCGGCGCGACGGGACTACTGGCGGCGGTCATGATCGGCTTTCTCGCCCTTGACTATCTGCAGGACTACGCCGTCGCGGGAGCGATGTACGAACAGTACCGCATCGCCGGCCGGCTGCTGGACTACGTCCTCGGGACAAACGTCTTCAGGCACCCGTTCATGTGGCGCTCGATCGCGACGGGGATCCTGATCGGGATCGTCGCGCCGCTGGTCGGCACCTACCTCGTCCACCGCGAGATGGCGCTGATCGGCGAGACGCTCGCCCACACGGCCTTCGCCGGCGTCGCGATCGGGCTGCTGTTCAGCGCCACGACGGATCTGGGCGTCTCGCTGTTGCTCGCGGCGCTGGTCGTCGCCATCCTCGGCGCGCTCGGTGTCCAGTGGCTGACCGAGCACACCGACACCTACGGCGACGTGCCGATCGCGATCATGCTGACCGGCAGCTTCGCCGTCGGCACGCTCATCATCAGCTACGGTCGCGGGATGACCGGGATCAACGTCGAGAACTACCTCTTCGGGAGCATCTCCGTCGTCACGCCCGGCGGTGCGCGGCTAATGGCCGCGCTAAGCGTCGCCGTCGTCGCCGTCGTCGTCGCGACCTACAAGCAGCTGCTGTTCATCACGTTCGACGAGCAGGCCGCCCGGGTCGCCCGGCTCAACGTCACCTGGTATAACACCCTGCTGATCGTCATGACGGCCGTGGTCGTCGTCGGCGCGATGCAGATCCTCGGCGTCATCCTCGTCGCCGCGATGCTCGTCATCCCGGTCGCGGCCGCCACGCAGATCGCCCACAGCTTCCGGGAGACGCTGTTCTGCTCGATCCTGTTCGGGCAGGTATCGATCCTCGGCGGCTTCGCGGTCTCGATCGGCGGCAGTCTGCCGACCGGCGGCTCGATCGTCATCGTCGCCATCGCCTGCTACCTGATCGCGATCGTCGCCTCGAGTCGGTCGACGGCGGCAATTTCGACGCACTGACGCCCTTAGGCGCGATTGTCGGTGCGAAACTCGTCGACGAGCTGGACCACCGCGCCGAGTCCGGAAAAAATGACGCCGATTGGGACGAGTAAGAGCCCGATACCGGCGACGGAGCCGACGGGGAGGAACAGGTCGAACGCCAGCGAGACCAGCATGGGAACGACCAGCAGAACGATCGAGAGACCCCCGGCGACGGCACCCAGCGTGAGTAACCGTCGCGGCCGGTCCGCCGGCTCCCGGAAGCGAGCGACGAGATACAGGAGTCCCGCCTCGACGAGCGTTAGGAGGCCGACGATCACGCATAGCATCACGAAGAGGCCGGTGAGACCGGCCGCGAACCCGTCTCCGGGCGGATTTTCGGGAATCGTTTCGAAGAACAGCGCCGCGGTCAGGAGACTGATCGCACCCAGCACCGCGGTACCGGCAGCGATCGCGCGGGGACGATGAACGGGCATCGGTTGAACGTGTTCCATTCCCTACAGATGGGAGTTAAACGTTCGCATCGTCGCGTCCGGCGGCACCGAACGCGGTCGTACCGACTCCCCGATCGCGTGCGGGCGTCGGCGGTCGAGTTGCGAGTCTTCTCTCCCCGCTGGAACAGGCCCCACCCTTAACACGCCGCTCGGCGAACCCTCGAGCGATGGGACGGTTAGCCGAACTTTTCGACCCCGAGACCGTCGCCGTAGTCGGCGCGACCGACCGCGAGGGCGCCGTCGGCCGCGCGATCACGGCGAACCTGCAAGATCGATTCGACGGCGAGGTCGTGCCGATCAATCCCGGCCGCGACGAGGTGCTCGGGCTCGAGTGCTATTCGGACGTGTCGAATGCGCCGCCGATCGATCTGGCGGTGGTCGTCGTACCGCCCGACGCGGTGATCGACGCGTTGCGCGATCTCGGCGAGGCCGGGACGCGAAACGTCGTCGTCATCACCGCCGGCTTCTCGGAGACCGGCGGCGAGGGGGCCGACCGCGAGCGGCGGCTGCGCGAGGTCGCCGCGGAGTACGACCTCAACGTTGTCGGTCCCAACAGCCTCGGGGTCATGGCCACGCCGAGCGGCATGAACGCCACCTTCGGTCCCGAGCACGCCCTCGAGGGCTCGATCTCCTTTATGAGCCAGTCGGGCGCGTTCATCACCGCCGTTTTGGACTGGGCCAACGAGCAGGGGATCGGCTTCCAGGACGTCGTCTCGCTCGGGAACAAGGCCGTGCTCGACGAAACGGACTTCGTCCGCGAGTGGGGCGACGACCCCGACACCGACGTCATCATCGGCTACCTTGAGGACGTCGACGACGGCCAGGGATTCATCGAGGCCGCCCGCGAGGTGACCGACGATACTCCGATCGTCCTCGTCAAGTCCGGCCGGACCGACGCGGGCGCGCAGGCCGCCTCCTCGCACACGGGCGCGATCGCCGGCAGCGAGCGGGCCTACGAGGCGGGTCTCGAGCAGGCCGGTGTCCTTCGAGCGCGATCCGTTCAGGAACTGTTCGACTCCGCGCGGGCCCTCGCGGGACTGCCCGAACCCGAATCGGACGGCGTCGCCGTCGTCACCAACGCGGGCGGCCCCGGGGTCCTGACGACGGACGCCGTCGGCGACTCGACGCTCGAGATGGCCGGCTTCACCGACGAGACGATCGACCGACTCGCCGAGGCGATGCCCGACGAGGCCAACGTCTACAATCCGATCGATGCCATCGGCGACGCCGACGTCGACCGGTTCGGCGAGGCCCTCGAGATCGCCCTTGAGGATCCCAACGTCGGCAGCGCGGTCGTCGTCGCGGCGCCGACCGCCGTCCTCTCCTACGACGAACTGGCGGAGACGGTCATCGACAAGCTCGAAGAACACGACACGCCCGTCGTCACCTGTCTGATGGGCGGCGGACGCGCCCGCGACGCCGAGGAGACGCTGCGCGAGTCGGGGATTCCGAACTACTTCGACCCCTCGCGGGCGGTCTCCGGGCTGGACGCCCTCGCCCGGTTT
Above is a genomic segment from Haloterrigena salifodinae containing:
- a CDS encoding metal ABC transporter ATP-binding protein, with the translated sequence MTVVDLQNVTFAYGDQPAVRDVSLTVEEGDFLGLIGPNGSGKTTLLHLMLGLHEADSGRVELFGEPVDAFDEGERIGYVSQQATSGGGTMPVTVREAVTMGRFAHVGHGRIREEDREIVADAIDTVGIEDLADRQVNQLSGGQRQRAYIARALASEADLLALDEPTVGVDAESRDAFYQLLESLNDDGITIILIEHDIGVVTDRANRIACINTELYHHGDTESFVESDALTEAYGATGQVVHHHH
- a CDS encoding metal ABC transporter permease — protein: MHRETRLRLELIGIGATGLLAAVMIGFLALDYLQDYAVAGAMYEQYRIAGRLLDYVLGTNVFRHPFMWRSIATGILIGIVAPLVGTYLVHREMALIGETLAHTAFAGVAIGLLFSATTDLGVSLLLAALVVAILGALGVQWLTEHTDTYGDVPIAIMLTGSFAVGTLIISYGRGMTGINVENYLFGSISVVTPGGARLMAALSVAVVAVVVATYKQLLFITFDEQAARVARLNVTWYNTLLIVMTAVVVVGAMQILGVILVAAMLVIPVAAATQIAHSFRETLFCSILFGQVSILGGFAVSIGGSLPTGGSIVIVAIACYLIAIVASSRSTAAISTH
- a CDS encoding acetate--CoA ligase family protein; this translates as MGRLAELFDPETVAVVGATDREGAVGRAITANLQDRFDGEVVPINPGRDEVLGLECYSDVSNAPPIDLAVVVVPPDAVIDALRDLGEAGTRNVVVITAGFSETGGEGADRERRLREVAAEYDLNVVGPNSLGVMATPSGMNATFGPEHALEGSISFMSQSGAFITAVLDWANEQGIGFQDVVSLGNKAVLDETDFVREWGDDPDTDVIIGYLEDVDDGQGFIEAAREVTDDTPIVLVKSGRTDAGAQAASSHTGAIAGSERAYEAGLEQAGVLRARSVQELFDSARALAGLPEPESDGVAVVTNAGGPGVLTTDAVGDSTLEMAGFTDETIDRLAEAMPDEANVYNPIDAIGDADVDRFGEALEIALEDPNVGSAVVVAAPTAVLSYDELAETVIDKLEEHDTPVVTCLMGGGRARDAEETLRESGIPNYFDPSRAVSGLDALARFRDIRERTADEPERFDVDRERAREILARAERSDDNRLGVESMELLEAYGIPTPDGEIVDDPDRARAVAESIEDDVVMKIVSPDISHKSDIGGVKVGVPDDEVYDAYEDLVARARNYQPDATIIGVQVQEQLDLETATETIVGMNRDPQFGPLLLFGLGGIFVEILEDTSVRVAPVGKGEARDMIDEIQAAPLLRGARGREPADVEGVVETIQRLSQLVTDFPAILELDVNPLVAGPDGVEAIDLRLTVDPDELADDTEEL